One window from the genome of Pyrobaculum ferrireducens encodes:
- a CDS encoding S-methyl-5-thioribose-1-phosphate isomerase — MEPLVSEIKQKFQPRLKPIEWRGDRLVLLDQRILPFETRYIEAKTVEDVAHAIRDMAVRGAPAIGITAAFGMVLALVEKTPSNTQEALKTLARAREILSKTRPTAVNLFWALDRMYNKAVELTSSASSVRELRDGLEKEALKIFEEELDAEIKMGLYGAELLEDGDTVLTICNAGGLATGTGLGTATAPIYIASMLGKRVSVIAPETRPWQQGARLTVYELMQNGIRTTLIADTAVGLVMYRRLVDIVMVGADRILLDGHVFNKIGTLNEAVLAHEFGIPFYVLAPTSTIDTRSRVEDVKIEERSPDEVRTVRTAQGSVYVTLKEVAVYNPVFDVTPPKYVTGIITERGVATHPLSINLRKLLNKT, encoded by the coding sequence ATGGAGCCGCTAGTGTCAGAAATTAAACAAAAGTTCCAGCCTAGGCTAAAGCCAATTGAATGGAGGGGGGATAGGCTGGTGCTCCTAGACCAGAGAATACTACCCTTCGAGACTAGGTACATAGAGGCAAAGACCGTGGAGGATGTGGCTCACGCGATCCGCGACATGGCTGTTAGAGGTGCGCCGGCCATTGGCATAACAGCGGCCTTCGGCATGGTCTTAGCCCTGGTAGAGAAGACACCCAGTAATACGCAAGAGGCGTTAAAGACCTTGGCGAGGGCGAGGGAAATCCTCTCTAAAACCAGGCCCACCGCGGTGAACCTCTTCTGGGCACTCGACAGGATGTACAACAAGGCCGTGGAACTCACATCGTCCGCATCCTCCGTTAGGGAGCTCAGAGACGGGCTAGAAAAAGAGGCTCTGAAGATATTTGAAGAAGAGCTCGATGCCGAGATAAAAATGGGGTTGTACGGAGCCGAACTCCTAGAAGATGGCGACACCGTCTTGACTATATGTAACGCCGGAGGCCTCGCGACTGGCACAGGCCTAGGCACGGCGACGGCGCCTATATACATCGCGTCGATGCTTGGGAAGAGGGTATCTGTCATCGCCCCCGAGACAAGGCCGTGGCAACAAGGCGCGAGGCTGACAGTGTACGAGCTTATGCAGAACGGGATACGCACCACCTTAATTGCAGATACAGCGGTGGGGCTTGTGATGTATAGACGACTAGTGGACATAGTAATGGTGGGCGCAGATCGGATACTACTAGATGGCCATGTGTTTAACAAAATAGGCACACTTAACGAGGCTGTCCTTGCTCACGAATTCGGCATCCCCTTCTACGTCTTAGCGCCGACCAGCACGATAGATACACGGAGCAGAGTAGAGGATGTTAAGATAGAGGAGAGGAGCCCCGACGAAGTCCGCACCGTAAGGACCGCTCAAGGCAGTGTATATGTCACTCTAAAAGAGGTTGCAGTCTACAACCCCGTGTTTGACGTCACGCCCCCAAAATACGTAACTGGAATAATCACAGAGAGGGGCGTAGCGACGCACCCACTGTCCATAAACTTACGCAAATTGCTAAATAAGACATAG
- a CDS encoding NfeD family protein: MRKIVFFLLLLVVFSQAYVASSVYVVEIDNVIGPYTLSQMQRAISLATQHNGLVLLLLSTPGGLADPTLQIMKEIGNSPVPVVGYVYPDYSYAWSAGTYILMSTHIAAMAPHTVIGSCQPIAGGTPINESKTLNALIGYLETVSKSYGRNGTFARLCITRNVNLGAEDALKYRVIDVVAVEIGDLLKKINGSVVLLRNQKTELVIAGAELRYVKPTLTESLQMWISDPVVSSVLSLLAFLLLLAAFLTGHPIAVAAAIILLVISMFSFLPTAWLGLALIIMGAVLIMAEVLMGMSAHGAVAGVGAVLLIIGFLSAYPANLFSGELIHIRDWWLIQIGLYINIAILVGFIVFIVYKVVAVHRQRPPSEILTSLKGVEGVAIDDLGPDSPGFVKVFGEYWKAVSGVPVRRGCRIRVVEILGDTLKVEPVQC, encoded by the coding sequence ATGAGGAAAATCGTCTTCTTCCTCCTCTTACTAGTTGTCTTCTCGCAGGCCTACGTGGCGTCGTCCGTATACGTAGTTGAGATTGACAACGTCATAGGGCCCTACACTCTTTCGCAGATGCAGAGGGCGATTTCCCTAGCGACGCAGCACAACGGGCTGGTGCTCCTCCTACTATCTACGCCGGGTGGCTTGGCGGATCCCACGCTCCAGATTATGAAGGAGATTGGGAACTCCCCTGTCCCCGTCGTTGGCTATGTATATCCAGATTACAGCTATGCCTGGTCTGCGGGGACCTACATCCTTATGTCGACGCATATAGCCGCCATGGCGCCCCACACCGTCATCGGGTCTTGTCAGCCTATAGCCGGCGGCACGCCTATTAACGAGTCGAAGACTCTCAACGCCTTGATAGGATATCTCGAGACTGTGTCTAAGTCATATGGCAGAAATGGGACTTTCGCCAGGTTGTGCATAACTCGGAACGTGAATCTAGGCGCTGAGGATGCTTTGAAATACAGGGTAATTGACGTAGTGGCGGTGGAGATAGGCGACCTGCTGAAGAAGATTAATGGAAGCGTCGTGCTTCTGCGGAATCAAAAAACCGAGCTTGTGATAGCCGGCGCCGAATTGAGGTATGTCAAGCCCACGCTTACGGAGTCCCTGCAGATGTGGATCAGCGACCCCGTTGTGTCCAGCGTCTTGTCTCTACTGGCGTTCCTGTTGTTACTAGCCGCCTTCTTGACAGGCCACCCAATAGCGGTGGCGGCTGCAATTATTCTACTTGTGATCTCTATGTTTTCCTTCCTCCCCACCGCCTGGCTGGGCCTAGCCTTGATTATCATGGGCGCGGTATTGATAATGGCGGAGGTGTTGATGGGTATGTCGGCACACGGGGCGGTGGCTGGGGTAGGCGCCGTGCTCCTAATAATTGGCTTTCTCTCGGCGTATCCAGCTAATTTATTCAGCGGCGAGTTAATCCATATTAGAGATTGGTGGCTTATCCAGATAGGCCTCTACATAAACATAGCAATACTTGTTGGATTTATAGTGTTTATAGTTTATAAGGTTGTAGCTGTGCATAGACAGAGACCTCCTTCCGAAATTTTAACTAGTCTTAAAGGAGTCGAGGGCGTCGCTATTGACGACTTGGGACCTGACAGCCCCGGGTTTGTGAAGGTTTTTGGCGAATATTGGAAGGCTGTCTCCGGCGTACCAGTGAGAAGAGGGTGCCGGATACGTGTTGTCGAGATTCTAGGAGATACTCTAAAGGTAGAGCCGGTTCAGTGCTAA
- a CDS encoding TIGR00296 family protein yields the protein MFRPYSIYEGTYLVKLARKAVDTFLTTGRVEIPDDPPPKLLGDDYGVFTTIETTHGEKYELRGCIGYPEGYRNTLYATIYSAIGACCQDPRFPAMKREELGSVIFEISILSPLTYVEADPRKLPEVVQVGRHGLVVKRGPYSGLLLPQVAVEECWSPEEFLMHTCIKAWLSGDCWLDRKTKLYIYEAQIFRERAPGGEVYERDLVAEAARCSQETRPGNVT from the coding sequence GTGTTCCGTCCCTACTCCATATACGAAGGCACATACCTAGTTAAACTAGCCAGAAAGGCCGTAGACACGTTTCTCACAACTGGTAGAGTCGAAATACCGGACGATCCCCCGCCTAAACTTCTCGGCGACGACTATGGAGTATTCACAACAATAGAAACTACCCATGGCGAGAAATATGAACTCCGGGGCTGTATAGGCTACCCAGAGGGGTATAGAAACACGCTGTACGCCACGATATACAGCGCCATCGGAGCTTGTTGCCAAGATCCTAGATTCCCAGCCATGAAGAGAGAAGAGCTTGGCTCTGTAATTTTCGAGATTAGTATTCTAAGCCCATTGACGTACGTCGAGGCGGATCCCCGGAAACTACCTGAAGTGGTGCAGGTGGGGCGCCACGGCCTAGTAGTGAAGAGAGGCCCCTACTCAGGCCTCCTACTCCCACAAGTGGCGGTGGAGGAGTGCTGGAGCCCGGAGGAGTTTTTGATGCACACATGCATCAAGGCTTGGCTCTCCGGCGACTGCTGGCTCGACAGAAAGACAAAACTCTACATATACGAGGCACAGATATTCCGCGAGAGAGCCCCCGGCGGAGAGGTTTATGAACGTGACTTAGTGGCCGAGGCGGCTAGGTGTAGTCAAGAAACTCGCCCAGGAAACGTAACGTGA
- a CDS encoding ORC1-type DNA replication protein, with translation MAIVVDESVFSPNYVPERLPHREQQLQSIDMLLSSWLQAPGHHYPRATLLGRPGTGKTVTVRKLWEIYKERSKARFVYINGFIYRNFTTIVGEIARSLEIPFPRRGLSRDEFLALLIEHLRERDLYMFLVLDDAFNLAPDILSTFIRLGQEVDKLGAFRIALIVVGHNDTVLNNLDPSTRGIMGKYVIRFSPYTKEQIFSILLDRARAGLAEGSYSEDILQMIADITGAQSPLDTNRGDARLAIDILYRAAYAAQQNGRRQITPEDVRRSSKEVLFGISEEVLVGLPLHEKLFLLAIVRSLKISHMPYVTFGEAEEAYKIACEEYGEKPRVHSQLWTYLNDLREKGIIETRQNKRGEGVRGRTTLISIGTEPLDTLESVLAKLIREELR, from the coding sequence ATGGCTATTGTAGTTGACGAATCTGTTTTTTCACCTAACTACGTGCCGGAGAGGCTACCGCACAGAGAGCAACAGCTCCAGAGCATTGATATGTTGCTCAGTAGCTGGCTACAGGCGCCGGGGCATCACTACCCCAGGGCGACTCTATTAGGCAGGCCAGGCACTGGCAAAACTGTTACAGTACGTAAACTCTGGGAGATATATAAAGAGAGATCTAAAGCACGTTTTGTTTACATAAATGGATTTATCTACAGAAACTTCACTACTATAGTAGGCGAGATAGCGAGATCGCTGGAAATTCCGTTTCCGCGCCGTGGCTTAAGTAGAGACGAATTCCTAGCCCTCTTAATTGAACATCTACGTGAACGAGATCTCTACATGTTCCTAGTCCTAGACGACGCCTTTAACCTAGCCCCCGACATATTATCCACATTCATTAGGCTGGGACAGGAGGTTGATAAATTGGGCGCGTTTAGAATAGCTCTCATCGTCGTGGGACACAACGACACTGTTCTCAACAACCTAGATCCATCGACTCGTGGAATAATGGGAAAGTACGTAATACGCTTCTCCCCATACACTAAGGAACAAATCTTCAGCATATTACTTGACAGAGCCAGGGCGGGTCTCGCAGAGGGTTCCTACAGCGAAGACATCCTCCAGATGATAGCCGACATCACAGGCGCCCAGAGTCCGCTTGATACAAATAGAGGCGATGCCAGACTTGCCATAGACATCCTCTACAGAGCCGCATACGCCGCGCAACAGAACGGAAGGAGACAAATAACACCTGAAGACGTCAGAAGATCGTCGAAAGAGGTGCTCTTTGGCATATCCGAAGAGGTGCTCGTCGGTCTGCCTCTCCATGAAAAACTTTTCCTACTTGCCATAGTTAGGTCGCTAAAAATCTCTCATATGCCATATGTAACATTTGGCGAAGCAGAGGAGGCCTATAAAATAGCCTGCGAGGAATATGGAGAGAAGCCAAGAGTACACAGCCAGCTTTGGACCTACCTCAATGATCTAAGAGAAAAAGGTATAATTGAAACTAGGCAAAATAAAAGGGGAGAGGGCGTGCGGGGGCGCACAACGCTCATATCAATAGGAACCGAGCCGCTTGATACGCTTGAGTCGGTGCTCGCCAAACTAATAAGAGAGGAGCTTAGATGA
- a CDS encoding endonuclease, whose amino-acid sequence MGARFERYVLDLLPAIGLIPKATRFKVYREGVEVGEVDIIAVDEKGNTYAIEVKAGRVDISGIRQAYVNAKILGARPLVIARGYADDGARQLAKELGVEVVLLPDYIFLSIDDLYTALTSALARFIATILAVYITLGEKEIEAIKECRDLQCICEKVDCESLFQKLPREAKNAEVILLAIELRRWLPILCSAPKQRGIDI is encoded by the coding sequence GTGGGGGCCCGTTTCGAGCGTTACGTGTTAGATCTACTACCTGCGATTGGGCTGATTCCCAAAGCTACGCGTTTTAAGGTGTATCGAGAGGGGGTGGAGGTAGGCGAGGTGGACATAATCGCCGTCGACGAAAAGGGCAACACCTACGCCATTGAGGTAAAGGCCGGGAGGGTAGACATCAGCGGGATAAGACAGGCGTATGTGAACGCCAAAATACTCGGCGCCAGGCCCTTGGTGATAGCCAGGGGCTACGCAGATGACGGAGCTAGACAGTTAGCAAAAGAACTCGGCGTCGAGGTAGTCCTACTGCCTGACTACATATTTTTATCAATTGACGACTTGTACACAGCCCTCACAAGCGCGTTGGCTAGGTTCATAGCGACAATCCTGGCGGTGTACATAACCCTAGGGGAGAAGGAGATCGAAGCCATTAAAGAGTGTAGAGATCTACAATGTATATGCGAAAAAGTAGACTGCGAATCTCTATTTCAGAAACTGCCCAGAGAGGCTAAAAACGCCGAGGTGATTTTGCTGGCTATTGAGCTTCGTAGGTGGCTACCAATTCTATGCTCGGCACCCAAACAAAGAGGAATAGATATTTAG
- a CDS encoding RsmB/NOP family class I SAM-dependent RNA methyltransferase, with protein MNFYGIEIDELLYKHLLEFLSDSEIDALFRSITTPPPRYYIRVNTHITTPQELIKRLNSRGLVAYRDERFHDAIWLPVEGPFKIPPARKIVVVDKKAAESIMLGADLYAPAIVKTDRVLKGDEVNIVSDNGVVVAFGSAVVDSDEALRTRRGLYIKVEKSLYRTPKLRNLPEYDGGLFYSQSLPAIAVGHVARRFARLDAADLNAAPGGKATHLAQSGLRVVAVDRSQPKIARLKNEISRLKLDFFIDVVMHDSRYLDRDFPRLKTSIALVDPPCSDLGVRPKIYHRVTYSAVKNLARYQIQFLKTALKIAPFVIYSTCTLTYLENEEVVMKAGGEVVDAELNIGAPGWGCPSCRRFLPHIHNTPGFFIALLKSPRREP; from the coding sequence ATGAATTTTTATGGAATTGAAATTGACGAACTTTTATATAAACACCTCCTAGAATTCCTCAGCGACTCTGAAATAGATGCGCTCTTCCGCTCTATTACAACTCCACCACCACGCTACTATATACGTGTAAACACGCATATAACCACTCCCCAAGAACTGATAAAGAGACTTAACTCACGTGGGCTCGTCGCCTATAGAGACGAGCGCTTCCACGACGCAATCTGGCTCCCGGTAGAGGGGCCCTTTAAGATCCCCCCAGCGAGGAAGATTGTAGTAGTCGACAAGAAAGCCGCGGAGAGCATTATGCTAGGCGCAGATCTCTACGCACCAGCCATAGTAAAAACAGACCGCGTACTAAAAGGAGACGAGGTGAATATAGTCTCTGACAACGGCGTTGTGGTAGCCTTTGGCTCCGCAGTAGTTGACAGCGACGAGGCGCTGAGGACGAGGAGGGGGCTCTACATCAAGGTGGAGAAATCGCTGTACCGCACGCCGAAGCTTAGAAATCTCCCCGAATACGACGGCGGGCTTTTCTACAGCCAGAGCCTGCCTGCCATAGCTGTTGGCCACGTGGCGCGCAGATTTGCCCGCCTAGACGCCGCTGATCTAAACGCGGCTCCCGGCGGAAAAGCAACACACCTAGCACAGAGCGGTCTCAGAGTGGTGGCTGTAGATAGATCTCAACCAAAGATAGCTAGGTTAAAAAACGAGATATCGAGATTGAAACTAGATTTCTTTATCGACGTAGTGATGCACGATAGTAGGTACCTAGATAGAGACTTTCCAAGACTTAAGACAAGCATAGCGTTGGTAGATCCGCCTTGTAGCGACCTAGGTGTACGCCCAAAAATATACCACAGAGTTACCTACAGCGCTGTGAAAAACCTGGCTAGGTACCAGATACAGTTCCTGAAAACAGCGTTGAAAATCGCCCCCTTTGTAATATACTCAACATGCACACTAACCTACCTAGAAAATGAGGAGGTGGTTATGAAGGCAGGCGGCGAAGTTGTAGACGCTGAGCTTAATATAGGCGCCCCGGGGTGGGGCTGCCCCAGTTGCCGTCGATTTCTACCGCATATACACAACACGCCCGGGTTCTTCATAGCGCTACTGAAAAGCCCTAGGAGAGAGCCTTAA
- a CDS encoding ArsR/SmtB family transcription factor, with translation MIEEVLGAPLRIRILLALWKWGEVNMTELAHILNTNYNQLALHLKLLVDYGLVEEKRIGRARLVKLRDAELIHSLLQALALADEELTKKTNIESSEKPPN, from the coding sequence ATGATCGAGGAGGTCCTAGGCGCGCCGCTACGCATACGTATACTCCTGGCGCTCTGGAAGTGGGGTGAGGTAAACATGACCGAACTCGCCCACATTCTAAACACCAACTACAACCAGCTAGCCCTCCACTTGAAACTCCTCGTCGACTACGGATTAGTTGAGGAGAAGCGCATCGGGCGCGCTAGACTAGTAAAGCTACGAGACGCAGAACTCATCCACTCTCTACTCCAAGCCCTGGCATTAGCAGACGAAGAACTCACAAAAAAGACAAACATAGAGAGTTCAGAAAAGCCGCCAAATTGA
- a CDS encoding slipin family protein: protein MILQVVEQVAFAILVLFAIIVLAAILSSAIRIIPEYQRAVKFRLGRVVGVVGPGLVFIIPIIENIIRYDLRIEVVDVPSQKALTKDNVEVTIDAAIYLRVIDALKTALTVRNHIPAVAIFAASTLRDVVGMVDLDTLLTHRDEIAKRIASIVDEHVTPWGIKVTAVAIKDIKLPEVLLRAMASQAEAERVRRAKITLASAEYEASKIYLEAAERYSQNPTAVQLRMIDALIEIAREHNLIIVTPPTMEYVALPLALGKKEQK from the coding sequence ATGATACTTCAAGTTGTGGAGCAAGTTGCTTTTGCAATACTAGTCCTCTTTGCTATTATTGTTCTGGCCGCTATTCTCTCATCTGCTATTAGAATAATCCCGGAGTACCAAAGGGCGGTGAAGTTTAGACTTGGCCGCGTGGTGGGTGTGGTGGGTCCCGGTCTCGTCTTCATAATTCCCATAATTGAAAATATTATACGTTACGACTTGAGAATTGAGGTAGTTGATGTCCCCTCGCAGAAGGCCTTGACGAAAGACAACGTAGAGGTTACTATAGATGCCGCGATATACCTCAGGGTCATCGACGCGTTGAAAACAGCCCTAACAGTGCGGAATCACATACCTGCAGTGGCGATCTTCGCCGCGTCGACTCTACGCGACGTCGTGGGTATGGTGGATCTCGACACACTTCTCACGCATAGAGACGAGATCGCCAAGAGAATAGCGTCTATTGTAGATGAGCACGTAACTCCGTGGGGTATTAAAGTGACAGCTGTAGCCATTAAGGACATTAAGTTGCCCGAGGTGTTGCTCCGCGCAATGGCAAGCCAGGCGGAGGCGGAGAGGGTGAGGCGTGCGAAAATTACGCTCGCGTCTGCCGAGTACGAGGCGAGCAAGATATACCTAGAAGCCGCCGAGAGATACTCTCAAAACCCCACAGCCGTGCAGCTAAGGATGATAGATGCGCTCATCGAAATAGCACGGGAGCACAACCTGATAATTGTAACGCCGCCGACTATGGAGTACGTCGCCCTGCCGCTTGCGCTTGGTAAAAAAGAACAGAAATGA